From Acidobacteriota bacterium, the proteins below share one genomic window:
- a CDS encoding TIGR03435 family protein: MKIFSIACACSLLVCLTAGLFAQAPAKLEFEVASVKPSPPLSSLIEQARTGKIDLGAMRMDGARMDVKFVSLKALVGMAYKMKPHQITGPEWMDSQLFEIQAKLPEGSNEEQIPEMLQSLLQERFKLASHAETREQPVYALIVQKDGPKLEQVAEEEPRTAAGNPPEGGEDADKAMSFSTPEGGVKIKPEQGSMTVDAGAAGKMRMTMGQDGSMRMELSKMKMPEFAELLSQFTDRQVVDKTELNGAYKIDLELPLQELMALAKKMMPELGGLVGGGAVPGQAAPGSGLAGVAASDPSGAGMFRAVQKLGLKLDPRNMPTETLIIDHIEKEPTED; this comes from the coding sequence ATGAAAATCTTCAGCATTGCGTGTGCGTGCAGCCTTCTTGTGTGCCTGACCGCGGGGCTGTTTGCCCAGGCGCCGGCCAAACTCGAGTTCGAGGTTGCATCGGTGAAACCCTCGCCTCCCCTTTCGAGCCTGATCGAGCAGGCCCGAACCGGGAAGATCGACCTCGGGGCGATGCGGATGGACGGAGCCCGCATGGACGTCAAATTCGTCTCTTTGAAGGCCCTGGTCGGGATGGCGTACAAGATGAAGCCCCACCAGATCACCGGCCCGGAGTGGATGGATTCGCAACTGTTCGAGATCCAGGCCAAGCTTCCGGAGGGGAGCAACGAAGAACAGATCCCGGAGATGCTGCAGTCGCTTCTCCAGGAGCGATTCAAGCTCGCCTCTCACGCTGAAACCAGGGAACAGCCGGTCTATGCGCTGATCGTGCAGAAAGACGGGCCGAAGCTGGAGCAAGTCGCAGAGGAGGAACCCAGGACCGCCGCCGGCAATCCGCCGGAGGGCGGGGAAGACGCCGACAAAGCGATGTCGTTTTCCACGCCGGAAGGGGGAGTAAAGATCAAACCGGAACAGGGCAGCATGACTGTCGACGCCGGCGCAGCCGGTAAAATGCGCATGACCATGGGCCAGGACGGATCGATGCGCATGGAATTGTCGAAAATGAAGATGCCGGAATTTGCCGAACTGCTGTCGCAGTTCACCGACCGCCAGGTCGTCGACAAAACCGAATTAAACGGTGCCTACAAAATTGATTTGGAGCTCCCGCTGCAGGAACTGATGGCGCTTGCGAAGAAGATGATGCCGGAACTGGGAGGACTGGTCGGCGGCGGAGCCGTCCCCGGCCAGGCCGCTCCCGGGAGCGGTCTGGCCGGAGTCGCCGCGTCGGACCCGTCGGGCGCGGGCATGTTCCGCGCGGTGCAAAAGCTCGGCCTGAAGCTCGATCCGCGCAACATGCCCACCGAGACGCTGATCATCGATCACATTGAGAAGGAGCCGACCGAGGACTAA
- a CDS encoding VWA domain-containing protein, which yields MAENRQEFRGGLHQAQLRATINAAIRAGVSFWPIDARGLTAQAPLGDATRSSPGGAGMYTGAIAMGMMTSFQRSQDTMWSLAADTGGKALLDYNDLTRGIRQAQEAVSSYYILGYYTTNQNLDGKFRRIKVSLNNELAGKLDYRQGYYARKEFGKFNDAEKERQLEEALMLEDPVTDLTIAMELDYFQLNRAEYYVPLVVKIPGSELVLAKRGGHERTRLDFIGEIKDEYGITVTNVRDKVDIRLSDATAAELAGRPIQYDTGFTLLPGKYRLKFLARDAETGRIGTYEMPFVIPNLNKEEKRIPISSVVLSSQRVDLRDALYDASKDKGKTASVNPLVQEGQKLIPSVTRVFSKGRDMYVYLQAYQQGVESARPLVAFVSFYRGQVKAFETPPLMVTEALDNRLRTMPLKFSLSLQNLLPGQYNCQVTITDPTGQKAAFWQAPVVLIP from the coding sequence ATCGCTGAAAATCGTCAGGAATTTCGGGGAGGATTACACCAGGCGCAACTGCGCGCGACGATCAACGCCGCAATCCGTGCGGGGGTCTCTTTCTGGCCGATCGACGCGCGCGGGCTGACGGCCCAGGCCCCCTTGGGCGATGCCACCCGGAGTTCTCCCGGCGGCGCGGGGATGTATACCGGCGCCATCGCCATGGGGATGATGACGAGTTTTCAGCGCTCGCAGGACACGATGTGGTCGCTCGCCGCCGACACCGGAGGAAAAGCGCTCCTCGACTACAACGACCTGACGCGCGGCATCCGGCAGGCCCAGGAGGCGGTCTCCAGCTATTACATCCTCGGCTACTACACCACGAACCAGAATCTCGACGGCAAATTCCGGCGCATCAAGGTCTCGCTGAACAACGAACTGGCCGGGAAGCTGGATTACCGGCAGGGCTATTACGCCCGCAAGGAATTCGGGAAATTCAACGACGCGGAAAAGGAGCGCCAGCTGGAAGAGGCGCTGATGCTGGAAGACCCGGTCACCGACCTCACGATCGCCATGGAACTGGATTACTTCCAGCTGAACCGCGCCGAGTATTACGTGCCGCTGGTGGTCAAAATCCCCGGCAGCGAGCTGGTGCTGGCCAAGCGCGGCGGGCACGAACGTACGCGGCTCGATTTCATCGGGGAAATCAAAGACGAATACGGAATCACGGTGACAAACGTCCGCGACAAGGTAGACATCAGGCTGAGCGACGCGACAGCCGCGGAGCTCGCCGGGCGGCCGATCCAGTACGACACCGGGTTCACCCTGCTGCCGGGCAAGTACAGGCTGAAGTTCCTCGCGCGGGATGCGGAGACCGGCCGCATCGGGACATACGAAATGCCTTTTGTGATCCCGAACCTGAACAAAGAAGAGAAACGGATCCCGATCAGTTCCGTGGTCCTGAGCAGCCAGAGGGTGGATCTGCGCGACGCCCTGTATGACGCTTCCAAAGACAAGGGGAAGACGGCATCCGTAAACCCGCTGGTGCAGGAAGGCCAGAAGCTGATCCCCAGTGTCACCCGAGTTTTCAGCAAGGGCCGCGACATGTACGTGTATCTGCAGGCCTATCAGCAGGGGGTCGAAAGCGCGCGGCCGCTGGTCGCCTTCGTCAGCTTCTACCGCGGGCAGGTGAAGGCATTCGAAACGCCGCCGCTCATGGTGACCGAGGCGCTGGACAACCGCCTCCGGACCATGCCGCTGAAATTCAGTCTTTCTTTGCAAAACCTGTTGCCCGGCCAATACAATTGCCAGGTCACGATTACCGATCCAACGGGGCAGAAGGCAGCCTTCTGGCAGGCGCCTGTGGTGCTGATCCCCTGA
- a CDS encoding transposase: MVLTGAQRLLLLDTWRRSQLPAGDFAPLVGLTKHSLYAWKRRFEDEGPAGLADKPRGSRRGSRVPEVTRRSILMLKEDNPDWGCQRITDVLARGPGLGVSAGSVARVLHDAGYELEERQPRIHPDRIRRFERSRANELWQTDLFTFVLKRQNRRVHLVGFMDDYSRFMVGYGLHATASAALVIEVLRAAIANYQAPAELLTDNGTQYVTWRGKSAFARECEARGIRQIVATPRRPQTLGKIERFWGTLWRECVGTAVFLDLEDARRRIGHFIDHYNFQRPHQGIDGLVPADRFFQAAPEVLKVLKERVAANALALARNGIPKDPFYLTGQVAGRSFSVHAEGERVILTREEGERREIELVGPRERTAEPVGMPDPICPQGVMPGGDGNEEPQAPGESVLDELTGGRHE; this comes from the coding sequence GTGGTCCTGACGGGGGCGCAGCGGCTGCTCCTGCTGGACACGTGGCGGCGGAGCCAGTTGCCGGCCGGCGATTTTGCGCCGCTTGTAGGGCTGACGAAGCATTCGTTGTATGCCTGGAAGCGACGTTTTGAGGATGAAGGACCGGCGGGGCTCGCGGACAAGCCGCGCGGCTCGCGGCGCGGGAGCCGGGTGCCGGAGGTGACGCGGCGCTCGATCCTGATGTTGAAAGAGGACAATCCCGACTGGGGCTGCCAGCGGATCACGGATGTATTGGCGCGCGGACCGGGATTGGGCGTAAGCGCGGGGTCGGTGGCGCGGGTTCTGCACGATGCCGGGTATGAACTGGAGGAACGGCAGCCGCGCATTCATCCAGACCGGATCCGGCGCTTTGAGCGGAGCAGGGCCAACGAGTTGTGGCAGACCGACCTGTTTACGTTCGTGCTCAAGCGGCAGAACCGGCGGGTGCACCTGGTGGGGTTCATGGACGATTACAGCCGCTTCATGGTGGGTTACGGGCTGCATGCGACAGCCTCGGCGGCGCTGGTGATCGAGGTGCTGCGGGCGGCGATCGCAAATTATCAGGCACCGGCGGAGCTGTTGACGGATAATGGGACTCAATACGTGACCTGGCGGGGAAAGAGCGCGTTTGCCCGGGAGTGCGAAGCGCGCGGGATACGGCAGATCGTGGCGACGCCTCGGCGACCGCAGACGCTGGGAAAGATCGAACGGTTCTGGGGGACACTGTGGCGCGAATGCGTGGGCACGGCGGTCTTTCTGGACCTCGAGGACGCGCGGCGGCGCATCGGGCACTTCATCGATCACTACAACTTTCAGCGGCCGCATCAGGGGATCGATGGCCTGGTCCCGGCGGACCGGTTCTTTCAAGCGGCGCCGGAAGTACTGAAGGTACTGAAAGAAAGGGTGGCAGCCAACGCGCTGGCGCTGGCCCGGAACGGGATTCCCAAGGATCCGTTCTACCTGACCGGACAGGTGGCGGGACGGAGCTTCAGCGTGCATGCGGAAGGCGAGCGGGTGATTTTGACGCGGGAGGAAGGAGAGCGTCGTGAAATCGAACTGGTGGGACCGCGGGAGAGAACGGCGGAGCCTGTGGGCATGCCGGACCCGATATGCCCGCAGGGAGTAATGCCGGGCGGTGACGGGAACGAGGAACCGCAGGCCCCGGGAGAGTCGGTGCTGGATGAGCTGACGGGAGGTCGCCATGAATGA
- a CDS encoding ATP-binding protein yields the protein MMREQTFEKLYSLKLHGLAQALEEQIRNPEASSLSFEDRLAVLVDAQWLWRENRAVASRLRKARLKMPACMEDINYRHQRQLDKSLMRSLASCDWVKQHHNITISGASGLGKTYLCCALLEQACRKGYTAYYASAPKFFRQLAIGYADGSFDRLLSKLARIDVLGLDDWGLTPLSEMERRHFLEVMDDRGGSRSTVLTSQFPVENWHNLIGSPTLADAVMERILSNSYRLTLSGDTMRPVKKALQASGKEGV from the coding sequence CTGATGCGAGAACAAACATTCGAAAAGCTCTACAGTTTGAAACTGCACGGCCTGGCGCAAGCGCTTGAGGAGCAGATCCGGAATCCCGAAGCATCTTCACTCAGCTTTGAAGACCGCCTCGCCGTGCTGGTGGACGCGCAGTGGCTCTGGCGCGAAAACCGTGCCGTGGCTTCGCGGCTCCGCAAGGCCCGGCTGAAGATGCCGGCATGCATGGAAGATATCAATTACCGGCATCAGCGACAGCTGGATAAGTCGCTGATGCGCAGCCTGGCCTCGTGCGATTGGGTGAAGCAGCATCACAACATCACCATTAGCGGCGCCTCCGGTCTCGGCAAGACCTACCTGTGTTGTGCGCTGCTGGAGCAGGCCTGTCGCAAAGGGTACACGGCCTATTATGCTTCGGCTCCCAAGTTTTTCCGGCAGCTGGCCATCGGCTATGCTGATGGCAGCTTTGATCGTCTTCTGTCCAAGTTGGCGCGAATCGATGTTCTGGGCCTGGATGACTGGGGTCTTACGCCGCTGAGTGAAATGGAACGACGCCACTTCCTGGAGGTCATGGATGATCGGGGTGGGTCCCGCTCTACCGTGCTGACCAGCCAGTTTCCGGTGGAGAACTGGCATAACCTGATTGGCAGCCCCACGCTGGCGGATGCGGTCATGGAGCGGATCCTTTCCAACAGTTACAGACTTACGCTCTCCGGCGATACCATGCGGCCGGTCAAGAAGGCCCTGCAGGCTTCTGGGAAGGAGGGTGTATGA
- a CDS encoding IS21 family transposase, translating into MRKIREVLRLKFGLGLKDRAIARSCSIPRSSVANYVYRASQAGLNAWPLVPDLDDEALEKLLFPPGIVKVAPPKSVTPDFAWMHEELRRHKHVTLQLLWDEYKQAHPDGYQYSQFCELYRRWARKIDVVLRQEHHAGEKMFVDHAGPTVPIVDQDTGQIRNASIFVSVLGASNYTYAEATWKRDLFSWIGSHTRTAEFYGGVATITVPDNWKTGIKDACYYDPELNPTYADWAAHYGTVVIPARVRKPRDKAKVEAGVLIVERWILAALRHHTFFSLSELNAAIRELLVRLNNRRFRKLDTTRAKLFETLEKPMLKPLPPEPFRFVRYKNVRVNMDYHVDIDGHYYSVPYQYVREELEARILETSIEIVRKGRRIATHVRSNVVGKHSTLAEHRPPKHQDLEWTMERFVEKGRAVGPSTAVLIERILQSRRHPELGYRSCLGVLRLGSRYTNERLEAACHRAVAMNACSYRSIKSMLATGFDRQPLEEPDIPPAHQETHANVRGATYYGKEVEA; encoded by the coding sequence ATGCGCAAGATACGAGAAGTCTTACGTTTAAAGTTCGGTTTGGGTTTAAAAGACCGGGCGATCGCCCGCAGCTGTTCCATTCCCCGAAGTAGTGTCGCCAATTACGTTTACAGGGCAAGCCAGGCCGGATTGAACGCGTGGCCCCTGGTCCCCGACCTGGACGACGAGGCACTGGAAAAGCTCCTGTTTCCGCCCGGGATCGTTAAAGTGGCCCCCCCAAAATCGGTCACTCCGGATTTTGCCTGGATGCACGAGGAGCTCCGCCGCCACAAGCATGTGACCCTGCAGTTGCTTTGGGACGAATACAAACAAGCGCATCCTGACGGTTATCAGTACAGCCAGTTTTGTGAGCTTTACCGGCGCTGGGCCCGCAAGATCGATGTTGTCCTGCGCCAGGAGCACCACGCCGGCGAAAAGATGTTCGTGGACCATGCCGGGCCGACCGTACCTATTGTCGATCAGGATACCGGCCAGATTCGGAACGCCTCCATCTTCGTTTCTGTGCTGGGCGCCAGCAACTATACGTACGCCGAGGCAACCTGGAAGCGCGATCTGTTCTCCTGGATCGGTTCGCATACCCGCACCGCGGAGTTTTACGGGGGTGTAGCGACCATCACCGTTCCCGACAACTGGAAAACGGGCATCAAGGATGCCTGCTACTACGATCCCGAGCTTAATCCCACCTATGCCGACTGGGCGGCTCATTATGGCACCGTGGTCATTCCGGCCCGGGTTCGCAAACCACGGGACAAGGCGAAAGTGGAAGCGGGGGTTCTGATTGTGGAGCGATGGATCCTGGCGGCGCTGCGTCACCACACGTTCTTTTCCCTCAGCGAGCTGAATGCGGCCATCCGCGAGTTGCTCGTCCGCCTGAACAACCGCAGGTTTCGCAAACTGGACACCACGCGCGCCAAGCTGTTTGAGACGCTCGAAAAGCCGATGCTCAAGCCCCTGCCGCCGGAACCGTTCCGCTTTGTCCGATATAAGAACGTCCGAGTAAACATGGACTATCACGTCGATATCGATGGTCACTATTACAGCGTTCCTTACCAATATGTTCGCGAAGAGCTCGAAGCCCGCATCCTGGAGACCAGCATTGAGATTGTCCGTAAAGGACGTCGCATCGCTACACATGTTCGCAGCAATGTTGTCGGAAAGCACAGCACCTTGGCCGAACACCGTCCTCCGAAGCATCAGGACCTGGAGTGGACGATGGAGCGCTTTGTGGAAAAGGGGCGGGCCGTCGGACCGTCGACCGCAGTCCTGATCGAACGTATCCTTCAATCCCGGAGACATCCCGAACTCGGTTATAGATCCTGCCTGGGAGTGCTTCGCCTCGGCAGCCGCTACACGAACGAGCGCCTCGAAGCTGCCTGTCACCGTGCCGTTGCCATGAACGCTTGTTCCTACCGCAGCATAAAATCCATGCTCGCAACCGGGTTTGATCGCCAACCGCTGGAAGAGCCCGACATTCCCCCAGCCCATCAGGAGACCCACGCCAATGTCCGCGGCGCGACCTACTACGGGAAGGAGGTTGAAGCCTGA
- a CDS encoding transposase family protein — translation MLEKSVRWETVAFVRWMHLQRVGRPQAAHYVGLSVSTVGNWEENWKAVHLETEPRGRPVHTADRETRETVDAIFDLMGPGVGLAVLQELFPEVARRELEYMQHLYRNSHWKRSRALIHALRWKRVGAVWAMDYAEPPVPVDGIYPWILVVRDLTSGKQLLSLPVERADAPTTILALRALFRQYGVPLVIKSDNGSAFIAEEMEDFLKQQEVDHLLSPPRIPSYNGACEAGIGSLKTRAHHESARHDRPGEWTCDDVEAARLRSNETSRPGGFHAPTPNERWNLRLLISADERQQFRERVEAFREEVRVERGYAIGADLGRSMRASMSRRAISRALVAQGILEFRWRLITLPILHQKSATIS, via the coding sequence ATGCTGGAGAAGAGCGTGCGTTGGGAAACCGTCGCCTTCGTCCGTTGGATGCATCTGCAGCGGGTCGGCCGCCCTCAGGCAGCGCACTATGTAGGACTATCGGTCAGTACCGTGGGCAACTGGGAGGAGAACTGGAAAGCGGTCCACCTGGAAACCGAACCCCGAGGCCGGCCGGTGCACACGGCCGACCGGGAAACGCGCGAGACCGTCGACGCCATTTTCGACCTGATGGGTCCCGGAGTCGGGCTGGCGGTGTTGCAGGAGCTCTTCCCGGAAGTGGCGCGGCGGGAACTGGAGTATATGCAACACTTGTACCGCAACAGCCATTGGAAAAGGAGCCGGGCGCTGATCCATGCGCTGCGCTGGAAGCGCGTGGGCGCGGTCTGGGCGATGGATTATGCCGAACCCCCGGTTCCGGTGGATGGCATCTATCCCTGGATCCTGGTGGTGCGCGATCTCACCAGCGGCAAGCAGTTATTATCGCTGCCCGTTGAAAGGGCCGACGCTCCGACAACCATACTGGCCCTCAGGGCCCTGTTCCGGCAATACGGCGTTCCGCTGGTGATCAAATCGGACAACGGCAGCGCCTTTATCGCTGAGGAGATGGAGGATTTTTTGAAGCAACAAGAAGTAGATCATTTGCTATCGCCGCCGCGCATTCCGTCCTATAATGGAGCGTGCGAGGCCGGCATCGGCTCCCTGAAGACCCGGGCGCATCACGAATCCGCCCGGCACGACCGCCCGGGTGAATGGACATGCGATGACGTGGAGGCGGCGCGCCTCAGGTCCAATGAGACCAGCCGGCCCGGCGGCTTTCATGCACCTACACCAAATGAGCGCTGGAACCTTCGTCTTCTGATTTCAGCGGACGAAAGGCAGCAGTTCCGAGAACGAGTGGAAGCTTTTCGCGAGGAGGTTCGGGTTGAGCGTGGCTATGCGATCGGTGCCGATCTCGGCCGATCGATGCGCGCATCCATGAGCCGCCGCGCCATATCACGGGCCCTCGTGGCCCAGGGAATCCTGGAGTTCAGGTGGAGGCTAATTACTCTACCGATTTTGCATCAAAAATCGGCAACAATTTCGTAG
- a CDS encoding AbrB/MazE/SpoVT family DNA-binding domain-containing protein — MDTAKLFTNGRSQAVRLPKTYRFEGKEVYIKKVSQGILIIPKDKSVWGVWEENLKKYDEPFMTDRNQPDSQQDRDGLNDLFD; from the coding sequence ATGGATACTGCAAAATTATTTACTAACGGGCGAAGTCAGGCAGTGCGTTTGCCCAAGACTTATCGATTCGAAGGTAAGGAAGTATATATTAAAAAAGTTTCTCAAGGAATTTTAATAATACCTAAAGATAAATCAGTATGGGGTGTTTGGGAAGAAAATTTAAAAAAATATGACGAACCATTTATGACCGACAGGAATCAGCCTGATTCTCAACAGGATAGGGATGGTTTAAATGATCTATTTGATTGA
- a CDS encoding type II toxin-antitoxin system VapC family toxin — translation MIYLIDTNICIYLMNQKPSKVIQKFKNTEVGQIGISTITVSELNYGVAKSNFKKQNAQRLEEFLTPFEILPYDEAASKYYGMIRTELESQGKVIGPLDMLIAAHALSKNLVLVTNNDKEFLRIKSLKVENWAE, via the coding sequence ATGATCTATTTGATTGATACCAATATCTGTATTTATTTAATGAACCAAAAACCTTCCAAAGTAATTCAAAAATTTAAAAATACAGAAGTTGGACAAATCGGCATATCGACTATCACAGTATCCGAATTAAATTATGGTGTTGCAAAAAGCAATTTTAAAAAACAGAATGCTCAACGACTTGAAGAGTTTCTCACCCCATTTGAAATTTTGCCATATGATGAGGCTGCATCAAAATATTATGGAATGATTCGCACTGAGCTTGAATCACAGGGCAAAGTAATTGGCCCACTTGATATGCTTATTGCTGCTCATGCTCTAAGTAAGAATTTGGTATTAGTCACAAATAATGACAAAGAATTTCTAAGAATTAAATCATTAAAGGTTGAAAACTGGGCTGAATAG
- a CDS encoding RHS repeat protein, translating into MEYDAEWTTVTDPALKARKQRVDGMGRMVEVVEDPGALNYGTTYAYDVTDNLLQVTQGVQNRYYSYSTLGRLLQASNPESGNTNYSYMESGDLLTRTDARNISAAYSYDALQRLLTKDYSDSTPDVTYEYHTSATSTAPDIGNLKSASSSVASAYYVYNSLGNVAASAHGISGYGGDLIFSYDWYLNGALRGMQYPSGREVNYDVDDAGRTNKVYSGALNYADMTAAGINYPFTAGGRVAQMKLGNNLWETMDYQAPGTTTHYRLGTTLGSGNVVEIGYNFWATENNGNVASQVINRPGRTWTQNYTYDNLNRLFTANESGSWSREYGYDRYGNRWVASSQGLAYADSREPTLPSHFSNATNRLTTAGAQFDAAGNQTTYTPYDLAYDAENRNIAVTSTGNGNGAFAYDGDGQRVKKVWTPYGGAATTTYYVYDALGKLAAEYSSQAPASAGTSYLFADMLGSVRTITNSSGTVVENYDYLPFGRMLSSSDYNRANMNFPANPDAWIDSNAPQKFTGKERDETGLDYFLFRNYSGAQGRFLSPDPANFGARVANPQSWNAYSYVLNNPLRYVDPFGLSEWCYQDGAAMSCDATNTWLTAGAGVVIPADMPLSFYDGKSFNLLIVGAETPLTYASFSALSMLNEWNGRFLTNEQFYDIQRASKTYEQHLNLNAQELANLMGSSVDQALGWINQGSYGETGSPWLAGGNWNFTLNENAPVRLRQMVNVSKDKRYPGWNSLHLHSEPSHHFHVDTASGGNPWYGSLKDMGLWLIHGAIDVGLGETIFSPMGFPR; encoded by the coding sequence ATGGAGTACGACGCCGAATGGACGACGGTGACCGATCCTGCGCTAAAGGCAAGAAAGCAAAGGGTTGACGGCATGGGACGGATGGTCGAGGTCGTGGAGGATCCCGGCGCGCTCAATTATGGCACCACCTACGCCTATGATGTTACGGATAACCTCCTGCAGGTGACGCAGGGGGTCCAAAATCGGTATTATTCCTATAGTACACTGGGCCGATTGCTGCAGGCGAGCAACCCCGAGAGCGGGAATACGAATTACTCCTATATGGAAAGCGGAGATCTGCTGACGAGGACCGATGCGCGCAATATAAGTGCCGCGTATTCCTACGATGCCCTGCAGCGACTCCTGACAAAGGACTATAGTGACAGCACGCCGGATGTAACCTATGAATACCACACTTCCGCTACATCGACTGCTCCCGACATCGGAAACCTGAAGTCCGCCAGTTCGAGCGTGGCATCGGCCTATTACGTTTACAATTCTCTTGGCAATGTTGCGGCCAGCGCCCATGGTATCAGCGGATATGGGGGAGACCTGATATTCAGCTACGACTGGTATCTCAATGGCGCGCTTAGGGGGATGCAGTACCCTTCGGGAAGAGAAGTGAATTATGATGTGGATGACGCGGGAAGGACGAACAAGGTCTATTCTGGCGCATTGAATTATGCGGATATGACGGCTGCGGGAATCAACTATCCCTTTACGGCCGGAGGCCGCGTCGCCCAGATGAAACTTGGCAACAATCTCTGGGAGACGATGGATTACCAGGCGCCCGGGACGACGACGCATTACAGGTTGGGAACGACCCTGGGAAGCGGAAACGTAGTGGAAATCGGTTACAATTTTTGGGCCACGGAGAATAATGGGAATGTGGCCAGCCAGGTGATCAACCGCCCGGGAAGGACCTGGACGCAAAATTACACGTATGACAATCTGAACCGGCTGTTTACGGCGAATGAGAGCGGCAGCTGGAGTCGGGAATACGGGTACGACCGCTACGGAAACCGCTGGGTAGCATCGTCGCAGGGACTGGCATATGCGGATTCACGGGAACCCACCTTGCCGAGTCATTTCAGTAACGCAACAAATCGGCTCACGACCGCCGGAGCGCAGTTTGATGCGGCTGGCAATCAGACGACTTACACTCCCTATGATCTGGCCTATGATGCCGAAAACCGGAACATAGCGGTCACGAGCACGGGGAACGGCAACGGAGCGTTTGCTTACGACGGCGACGGCCAACGGGTAAAGAAGGTCTGGACGCCCTATGGCGGCGCGGCAACGACGACCTATTATGTCTATGACGCGCTGGGTAAATTGGCGGCGGAATACTCCAGTCAGGCGCCGGCAAGCGCTGGAACATCCTATTTGTTTGCGGATATGCTGGGAAGCGTGCGGACGATAACGAATTCGAGCGGAACGGTGGTGGAAAATTACGACTATCTACCATTTGGCCGGATGCTGAGCAGTTCGGACTATAACCGGGCGAATATGAATTTCCCGGCCAATCCTGATGCCTGGATCGATAGCAATGCCCCGCAGAAGTTTACCGGCAAAGAACGGGATGAGACCGGGCTGGATTACTTTCTATTTAGAAATTACTCTGGGGCACAAGGCAGGTTTCTATCCCCGGATCCGGCAAATTTCGGAGCCAGAGTCGCCAATCCGCAGAGCTGGAACGCATATTCATATGTGCTTAATAATCCATTGAGATATGTTGATCCCTTTGGGCTTTCTGAATGGTGTTACCAAGATGGCGCAGCAATGTCATGTGATGCTACCAATACATGGCTGACAGCTGGTGCGGGAGTAGTAATTCCAGCTGATATGCCACTTAGCTTTTATGACGGAAAGAGCTTTAATCTGCTTATCGTAGGTGCGGAAACACCCCTGACATATGCGAGCTTTTCGGCGCTTTCCATGTTGAATGAATGGAATGGAAGGTTTTTGACGAATGAGCAGTTCTATGATATACAACGCGCAAGTAAAACTTATGAGCAACATCTTAATCTTAACGCGCAAGAGCTTGCAAATTTGATGGGATCTTCTGTTGATCAAGCTTTGGGATGGATAAATCAAGGAAGCTATGGCGAAACAGGAAGTCCTTGGCTTGCCGGAGGGAACTGGAACTTTACACTTAATGAAAATGCCCCCGTCCGATTGCGGCAAATGGTGAATGTATCAAAAGATAAGCGGTATCCCGGTTGGAATTCCCTTCATTTGCATAGTGAACCATCTCATCATTTTCACGTGGATACTGCATCAGGAGGGAACCCCTGGTATGGCTCATTGAAAGATATGGGACTATGGCTTATTCATGGAGCAATCGATGTAGGTTTGGGAGAAACAATATTTTCGCCTATGGGATTTCCACGATAA